Sequence from the Coriobacteriia bacterium genome:
GGTCGTCTGCGGCGTGGTGTCCGTGGCGACCGAACCGATAGCGCTGCCCTCCGAAACGACGGTGTGGGTGGCCCTCGTGATCACCGGCGTGTTCGCCTCGGCGGTGGCCTTTGCCGTGCAGACCTACGCTCAGCGGTTCCTGTCGCCGAGCAAGACCGCGCTCATCCTTATCACCGAGCCGGCGTTCGGCGGTGTCTTCGGGTGGATCGCGGGCGAGCGGCTCGGCGTGAGCGGTCTTGCGGGCAGCGCACTCATCCTCTCGGGAATGGTCGTGGCCGAGATGCTGGGCGTCGGGACCGAAGTCGGTGCCGATGCGGTCGAGTACGAGCCGAGTGTGGAGGGTCCGCCGGTTCCGCTGCTGGACGAAGGCCCGGAGACGGTGCCCGAGTAGGGAAGCGGTCGGGTTGACCGGGCCGAAGCGCCTGGTATACTTCCGTTTGCTGCGCGAGCAGCACCCAGACGTGGGGCCATAGCTCAGCTGGGAGAGCGCATGGCTGGCAGCCATGAGGTCAGGGGTTCGATCCCCCTTGGCTCCACCAAAGACAGATGACGCAAGGCCCGGAGATCCTCCGGGCCTTGCTCGCGTTCAGTTATGCGCGAACCGCGGAGGGCGTGCTAGCGTCTCACGGGTATGAACGACGTGCAGGCATCGAGGGGGGAGTCCCGATGAGACGCGCGACCATTGTGTGGGTCGTCATGACGCTCGCGATCTCGGCAGCGGCCGTGGCAGGCTGTGACGGCGATGTCCGGCTGAAAGACGACGACAACGGCACGAGCGTGACGCTCGCGAATGGCGAAGCGCTTGAGCTCGTGCTCACCTCGAATCCGACGACCGGCTACTCATGGAGTGCGGTCGAGGTCCCGGCGTGTCTCGATCAGGACGGCGAGCCGGAGTACGACTCCGACGCGCTTCCCGGCATGGTGGGTGCGGGCGGCGAGGACACGTGGCGGTTCGTGGGGGCGGAACCCGGCGAGGGCACACTTCGGCTGGAGTACAAGAAGTCGTGGGAGGGCGAGGTCGAGGCGGTCCAGGTCTATGAGATCGACGTGACCGTGGAGTAGGCTGCTCGGCGCTCGGCTTCCGCTACAATGAGGCGCACCTGTCGCACCCATTGTAGAAGCGGAGGCACTTGCGTGACGCGCCCGTACGAACCGCACGCGTTCGAGGAGAAGTGGCAGGCAGTCTGGGACGCCGAGGGACTCTACTCGGTGACGGAGGACCTGTCGCGGCCGAAGAAGTACGTCCTCGAGATGTTCCCGTACCCTTCGGGCGACATCCACATGGGTCACGTGCGCAACTACTCGATCGGCGACGTGGTCGCCCGCTTCTCGACCATGCGTGGTTTCAACGTGCTGCATCCCATCGGCTGGGACGCATTCGGGCTGCCGGCCGAGAACGCGGCGATCAAGAACGCCACCCACCCGGCAAAGTGGACGTACGCGAACATCGACACCCAGGCGGCGTCGTTCAGGCGCATGGGCTTCAGCTACGACTGGGACCGCACCGTCAAGTCATGCGACGTGGACTACTACCGCTGGGGTCAGTGGATCTTCCTGAAGTTCTGGGAGCGCGGCCTGGTGGAGCGCAAGAAGTCCCCGGTCAACTGGTGCCCGAGCTGCAAGACCGTGCTCGCCAACGAGCAGGTGATCGGCGACGGCGTGTGCTGGCGCTGCAAGAGCGTGGTTGAGAAGCGCGACCTCGAGCAGTGGTACTTCAAGATCACCGAGTACGCCCAGGAGCTGCTGGATGATCTGGACACGCTTCCGGGCTGGCCCGAGCGCGTGAAGACCATGCAGGCCAACTGGATCGGCCGCAGCGAGGGCGCCGAGGTGGATTTCACGCTCTGCGATGCGAGCGGCGAGCCCACCGAGACCACGATCACCGTGTTCACCACGAGGCCGGATACGCTCTTCGGCTGCTCGTTCTTCCTGCTGGCGCCCGAGCACGCGCTCGTGCGCGAGCTCACCGAGGGCACCGAGTACGCCGCGGCTGTGCAGGCCGTCATCACCGCGACCGCTCGCGAGACCGCGGTCGAGCGGGCGAGCGGCGAGGCCGAGAAGGTGGGTGCGTTTACCGGGAGGTACGTGGTGAACCCGGTCAACGGCGAGAAGGTGCCGGTGTGGGTGAGCAACTACGTGCTGATGGAGTACGGCACCGGTGCGGTCATGGCCGTGCCCTCCGGCGACCAGCGCGACTTCGACTTCGCGCGCAAG
This genomic interval carries:
- a CDS encoding protease inhibitor I42 family protein, whose amino-acid sequence is MRRATIVWVVMTLAISAAAVAGCDGDVRLKDDDNGTSVTLANGEALELVLTSNPTTGYSWSAVEVPACLDQDGEPEYDSDALPGMVGAGGEDTWRFVGAEPGEGTLRLEYKKSWEGEVEAVQVYEIDVTVE